One Drosophila kikkawai strain 14028-0561.14 chromosome 3L, DkikHiC1v2, whole genome shotgun sequence genomic window carries:
- the LOC108078588 gene encoding uncharacterized protein, whose translation MKGHLWSLLLSVLAILGSSQGKVFKISKMECRTLDPSFTYFKTCKVVRRENGRAALYINEVMLYKQPIDDIILNLAVFKVSKNRRFQFLNETLDYCLFSRQLMANGLFGFLMAPMLRISNLNVTCPLQQDLIFNGFSIDENTIKEIPIPNGVYMFQMRSAMMKKWRSDVKVYATRVDTY comes from the exons ATGAAAGGTCACCTTTGGAGCCTACTTCTATCCGTTTTAGCCATTTTGGGTTCCAGCCAGgggaaagttttcaaaatcaGCAAGATGGAGTGCCGAACCCTAGATCCTTCGTTCACCTATTTCAAGACCTGCAAAGTGGTTCGCAGGGAAAATGGCCGAGCTGCCCTGTACATCAATGAGGTGATGCTCTACAAACAGCCAATCGATGATATCATC CTTAATCTGGCAGTTTTTAAAGTATCAAAAAATAGACGTTTCCAATTCTTGAACGAGACTTTGGACTACTGTCTCTTTAGCAGGCAATTGATGGCAAATGGACTTTTTGGCTTCCTGATGGCCCCCATGTTGAGGATTTCGAATTTGAATGTTACCTGCCCGCTGCAG caagacCTAATATTCAACGGCTTTTCCATCGATGAGAACACAATTAAGGAGATTCCAATTCCGAATGGCGTCTATATGTTTCAAATGCGATCGGCAATGATGAAGAAGTGGCGATCGGATGTCAAGGTGTATGCCACTCGAGTTGATACATATTAG
- the LOC121502281 gene encoding zinc finger protein Paris-like has protein sequence MEVQICRACLGTSPAMIDIFDNAPGLGISIADMITQCTPYEISKEDCYPKNICDSCLRCARAAFEIRQTIEKSHQKILQLKNRKVLTANLRQDVCSPEIKKPHKCTYCQKAFKKKWHLQEHTRKHTGERSYKCPHCSMSFSYRNSLKSHINRHTGEKRYECSHCSKKFTDSGNLKIHIRTHTGEKPFKCSQCSMSFAIKTTLQSHIRTHTGERPYKCPQCPQAFAQKNGLKAHTRTHTGERPHSCNHCSKSFSTKEQLKQHIRSHTGERPFKCSLCSKSFSSTGGVQRHNLTHTGERPHKCSHCSMSFSQKSSLYRHLLTHRRDKLEN, from the exons ATGGAAGT tcaaaTCTGTCGCGCTTGCCTGGGAACGTCACCTGCTATGATCGACATATTCGACAACGCTCCAGGACTAGGGATCTCCATCGCCGATATGATCACTCAATGCACTCCCTACGAGATTTCTAAAGAAGATTGCTATCCCAAAAACATATGCGATTCTTGCCTGCGCTGCGCTCGAGCCGCCTTTGAGATAAGGCAAACAATTGAGAAGAGCCACCAGAAGATACTCCAGTTGAAGAACCGTAAAGTCTTAACAGCCAATCTCAGGCAGGATGTTTGCTCTCCTGAGATTAAAAAACCGCACAAGTGTACCTACTGCCAAAAGGCGTTTAAGAAAAAATGGCATCTTCAGGAACATACGCGTAAGCACACGGGAGAGCGATCGTATAAGTGTCCCCACTGCTCGATGTCCTTTTCCTATAGAAATTCTTTAAAGTCACACATCAATCGGCACACTGGAGAGAAACGGTATGAATGCTCCCACTGCTCGAAGAAGTTTACAGATTCTGGTAACCTTAAGATACATATCCGAACTCACACGGGCGAGAAACCGTTTAAGTGCTCTCAATGCTCAATGTCATTTGCTATTAAGACCACTCTTCAGTCACATATCCGAACTCATACTGGAGAGCGACCGTATAAGTGTCCCCAATGTCCACAGGCGTTTGCCCAGAAAAATGGTCTTAAGGCCCACACTCGAACACATACGGGAGAGCGACCGCATTCGTGCAATCACTGCTCGAAGTCGTTTTCAACGAAAGAACAACTTAAGCAACACATCAGATCTCACACGGGGGAGAGACCATTTAAGTGCTCCCTCTGCTCGAAGTCCTTTTCCTCAACAGGTGGTGTTCAAAGGCACAATCTAACTCATACAGGAGAGCGACCGCATAAGTGTTCCCACTGTTCGATGTCGTTTTCCCAGAAGTCCAGTCTTTATAGACACCTGTTAACACACAGGAGGGATAAACTAGAAAATTAA
- the LOC108072111 gene encoding zinc finger protein 84-like — translation MEVQICRACLGTSPAMINIFDNAPGLGISIADMITQCTPYEISKEDCFPENICDSCLHCARSAFEIRQTIETSHQIYLQMRNTKNLPVNLNDGVGFSKTKKQYICPHCSKSFSQSSSLKTHIRIHTGERPYKCSHCTKSFSQSSSLKKHIRNCFVERPYKCPHCVKSFFEQIHLNRHIENHTRDRPYKCSHCSKSFSTRFNRNTHIRTHTGERPYKCSHCSKSFSHKPSLNAHIRTHTEQRSYKCSHCSKSFSLKSALNVHIRTHTEERPYKCSHCSKSFPDQLILQRHIRIHTAEKSHKCSHCLKSFSAQIHLQRHIRTHTGERPYKCPHCSKSFAQRYTLDAHIRTHTGERPYKCSHCSKSFSHKNTLDAHIRTHTGERPYKCSTCSKSFFQKGSLDSHIRVHTGERPYKCSFCSKSFSHKSMLNEHIRIHTGERPYKCSHCPKSFSGQSQLQRHIRTHTGERPYKCPHCSKSFPQRYTLTAHIRNHTGERPYKCSHCSKSFLQRNHLITHNGNCIGERPFKCSHCSKSFSMKGHLKTHIRTHTGERPYKCSHCSKSFSHKNTLNGHIRTHIK, via the exons ATGGAAGT TCAAATCTGTCGCGCTTGCCTGGGAACGTCACCTGCTATGATCAACATATTCGACAACGCTCCAGGACTAGGGATCTCCATCGCCGATATGATCACGCAATGCACTCCCTACGAGATTTCTAAAGAAGATTGCTTCCCCGAAAACATCTGCGATTCTTGCCTGCACTGTGCACGATCCGCCTTTGAGATACGGCAAACCATAGAAACGAGCCACCAGATCTACCTCCAGATGAGAAATACTAAAAATCTACCAGTCAATTTAAATGACGGTGTTGGATTCAGCAAGACGAAAAAACAGTACATATGTCCCCACTGCTCAAAGTCGTTTTCCCAGAGTAGTAGTTTAAAAACACACATCAGGATTCACACTGGAGAGCGACCATacaagtgttcccactgcACAAAGTCGTTTTCCCAGAGTagtagtttaaaaaaacacatCAGGAATTGTTTTGTAGAGAGACCATACAAGTGTCCCCACTGCGTAAAGTCGTTTTTCGAGCAAATTCATCTGAACAGACACATCGAAAATCACACGAGAGATCGACCATACAAGTGttctcactgctcaaagtCATTTTCCACGAGATTTAATCGTAATACACACATCCGAACTCACACTGGAGAGCGACCATacaagtgttcccactgctcaaagtcGTTTAGCCATAAACCTTCTCTTAACGCACACATCCGAACTCACACTGAACAGCGATCATACAAGTGCtcccactgctcaaagtcATTTTCCCTTAAAAGTGCTCTTAATGTACATATCCGAACTCACACTGAAGAGCGGCCATACAAGTGttctcactgctcaaagtCGTTTCCCGACCAACTTATTCTGCAGAGACACATCCGAATTCACACGGCTGAGAAGTCGCATAAGTGTTCTCACTGCTTAAAGTCATTTTCCGCGCAAATTCATCTGCAGAGACACATCCGAACACACACTGGAGAGCGACCATACAAGTGTCCCCACTGCTCAAAATCATTTGCCCAAAGATATACTCTTGACGCACACATCCGAACTCACACTGGAGAGAGACCATacaagtgttcccactgctcaaagtcGTTTAGCCATAAAAATACTCTTGACGCACACATCCGAACTCACACTGGAGAGCGACCATACAAGTGTTCCACCTGCTCAAAGTCATTTTTCCAGAAAGGTTCTCTTGATTCACATATCCGTGTTCACACTGGAGAGCGACCATACAAGTGTTCCTTCTGCTCAAAATCGTTTTCCCATAAAAGCATGTTGAATGAACACATCCGAATTCACACTGGAGAGCGACCATacaagtgttcccactgcCCAAAGTCATTTTCCGGGCAATCTCAACTGCAGAGACACATCCGAACACACACTGGAGAGCGACCATACAAGTGTCCCCACTGCTCAAAGTCATTTCCCCAAAGATATACTCTTACTGCACATATCCGAAATCACACCGGAGAGCGACCTTacaagtgttcccactgctcaaagtcGTTTTTACAGAGAAATCATCTCATTACACACAACGGAAACTGTATTGGAGAGAGACCATTcaagtgttcccactgctcaaagtcATTTTCCATGAAAGGTCATCTTAAAACACACATCCGAACGCACACTGGAGAGCGACCATacaagtgttcccactgctcaaaATCATTTTCCCATAAAAATACTCTTAACGGTCATATCCGAACTCACATTAAATAG
- the LOC108078960 gene encoding zinc finger protein 271-like, translating to MEVQICRACLGTSPAMINIFDNAPGLGISIADMITQCTPYEISKEDCFPENICDSCLHCARSAFEIRQTIETSHQIYLQMKNTKNLPVNLNDGVGFSKTKKQYICPHCSKSFSQSSSLKPHIRIHTGERPYKCSHCTKSFSQNSSLKAHIRLHTGERPYKCPHCVKSFFEQIHLNRHIETHTRDRPYKCSHCSKSFSTRFNLKTHIRTHTGERPYKCSHCSKSFSHKNTLDAHIRTHTEERSYKCSHCSKSFSLKSALNVHIRTHPEERPYKCSHCSKSFPGQLILQRHIRIHTAEKSHKCSHCLKSFSAPVHLQRHILTHTGERPYKCPHCSKSFAQRSTLNGHIRTHTGERPYKCSHCSKSFSHKNTLDAHIRTHTGERPYKCSTCSKSFFQRVALDSHIRVHTGERPYKCSFCSKSFSHKSMLNEHIRIHTGERPYKCSHCPKSFSGQSQLQRHIRTHTGERPYKCPHCSKSFPRRYTLTVHIRTHTEKRSYKCSHCSKSFSHKNTLNGHIRTHIK from the exons ATGGAAGT TCAAATCTGTCGCGCTTGCCTGGGAACGTCACCTGCTATGATCAACATATTCGACAACGCTCCAGGACTAGGGATCTCCATCGCCGATATGATCACTCAATGCACTCCCTACGAGATTTCTAAAGAAGATTGCTTTCCCGAAAACATCTGCGATTCTTGCCTGCACTGTGCACGATCCGCCTTTGAGATACGGCAAACAATTGAGACGAGCCACCAGATCTACCTCCAGAtgaaaaataccaaaaatctACCAGTCAATTTAAATGACGGTGTTGGCTTCAGCAAGACGAAAAAACAGTACATATGTCCCCACTGCTCAAAGTCGTTTTCCCAGAGTAGTAGTTTAAAACCACACATCAGGATTCACACTGGAGAGCGACCATacaagtgttcccactgcACAAAGTCGTTTTCCCAGAATAGTAGTTTAAAAGCACACATCAGGCTTCATACTGGAGAGAGACCATACAAGTGTCCCCACTGCGTAAAGTCGTTTTTCGAGCAAATTCATCTGAACAGACACATCGAAACTCACACGAGAGATCGACCATACAAGTGttctcactgctcaaagtCATTTTCCACGAGATTTAATCTTAAAACACACATCCGAACTCACACTGGAGAGCGACCATacaagtgttcccactgctcaaagtcGTTTAGCCATAAAAATACTCTTGACGCACACATCCGAACTCACACGGAAGAGCGATCATACAAGTGCtcccactgctcaaagtcATTTTCCCTTAAAAGTGCTCTTAATGTACATATCCGAACTCACCCTGAAGAGCGGCCATACAAGTGttctcactgctcaaagtCGTTTCCCGGCCAACTTATTCTGCAGAGACACATCCGAATTCACACGGCTGAGAAGTCGCATAAGTGTTCTCACTGCTTAAAGTCATTTTCCGCGCCAGTTCATCTGCAGAGACACATCCTAACGCACACTGGAGAGCGACCATACAAGTGTCCCCACTGCTCAAAATCATTTGCCCAAAGATCTACTCTTAACGGACACATCCGAACTCACACTGGAGAGCGACCATacaagtgttcccactgctcaaagtcGTTTAGCCATAAAAATACTCTTGACGCACACATCCGAACTCACACTGGAGAGCGACCATACAAGTGTTCCACCTGCTCAAAGTCATTTTTCCAGAGAGTTGCTCTTGATTCACATATCCGTGTTCACACTGGAGAGCGACCATACAAGTGTTCCTTCTGCTCAAAGTCGTTTTCCCATAAAAGCATGTTGAATGAACACATCCGAATTCACACTGGAGAGCGACCATacaagtgttcccactgcCCAAAGTCATTTTCCGGGCAATCTCAACTGCAGAGACACATCCGAACACACACTGGAGAGCGACCATACAAGTGTCCCCACTGCTCAAAATCATTTCCCCGAAGATATACTCTTACTGTACACATCCGAACTCACACGGAAAAGCGATCATacaagtgttcccactgctcaaagtcATTTTCCCATAAAAATACTCTTAACGGTCATATCCGAACTCACATTAAATAG
- the LOC108078587 gene encoding uncharacterized protein, giving the protein MRLLDIFPLLLTALCPCLGAAHFRFTNVECKSLDANFVEVKECYLKMVRRNVVGMNSHLVIKYGPPIDKIQFNLAIFRKSNVYRLFMVNHTLDFCYYMRRPEQYPLFYIFHESLMSATNANHTCPYPEKDIYIKKMTFNERAVRELPLPEGEYKLSVSVGAFNAWRLRVNVYGLRG; this is encoded by the exons ATGAGATTATTGGATATTTTCCCCCTGCTCCTGACTGCTCTGTGTCCCTGTCTGGGAGCAGCCCACTTCCGGTTCACCAACGTAGAGTGCAAAAGCTTGGATGCGAATTTCGTGGAGGTGAAGGAGTGCTATTTGAAGATGGTTCGCCGCAATGTCGTCGGCATGAACTCCCATCTGGTGATCAAATATGGACCGCCCATCGATAAGATTCAGTTTAATCTGGCTATATTTCGCAAGTCGAATGTGTACAGATTGTTTATGGTGAATCATACCCTGGACTTTTGCTACTATATGCGAAGACCAGAGCAATATCCGCTTTTCTACATATTCCACGAGTCCTTAATGTCCGCCACCAATGCCAATCACACGTGTCCCTATCCT GAAAAGGACATTTATATAAAGAAGATGACATTCAATGAGCGGGCCGTACGGGAGCTGCCTCTGCCCGAAGGAGAATACAAACTGTCTGTGTCTGTTGGTGCCTTTAATGCCTGGCGATTGCGGGTCAATGTCTACGGTCTGCGTGGCTAG
- the LOC121502283 gene encoding zinc finger protein Paris-like isoform X2 has translation MEIQICRACLGTSPAMINIFEDAPGLGISIADMITQCTPYEISKGDCYPKNICDSCLHCARAAFEIRQTIEKSHQKILQLKNRKVLTANLRQDVCSPEIKKPHKCTYCQKAFKKKWHLQEHTQIL, from the exons ATGGAAAT TCAAATCTGTCGCGCTTGCCTGGGAACGTCACCTGCTATGATCAACATATTCGAAGACGCTCCAGGACTAGGGATCTCCATCGCCGATATGATCACTCAATGCACTCCCTACGAGATTTCTAAGGGAGATTGCTATCCCAAAAACATATGCGATTCTTGCCTGCACTGTGCTCGAGCCGCCTTTGAGATAAGGCAAACAATTGAGAAGAGCCACCAGAAGATACTCCAGTTGAAGAACCGTAAAGTCTTAACAGCCAATCTCAGGCAGGATGTTTGCTCTCCTGAGATTAAAAAACCGCACAAGTGTACCTACTGCCAAAAGGCGTTTAAGAAAAAATGGCATCTTCAGGAACATACGC AAATTCTTTAA
- the LOC121502283 gene encoding zinc finger protein Paris-like isoform X1, with amino-acid sequence MEIQICRACLGTSPAMINIFEDAPGLGISIADMITQCTPYEISKGDCYPKNICDSCLHCARAAFEIRQTIEKSHQKILQLKNRKVLTANLRQDVCSPEIKKPHKCTYCQKAFKKKWHLQEHTRKHTGERSYKCPHCSMSFSYRNSLKSHIKRRETV; translated from the exons ATGGAAAT TCAAATCTGTCGCGCTTGCCTGGGAACGTCACCTGCTATGATCAACATATTCGAAGACGCTCCAGGACTAGGGATCTCCATCGCCGATATGATCACTCAATGCACTCCCTACGAGATTTCTAAGGGAGATTGCTATCCCAAAAACATATGCGATTCTTGCCTGCACTGTGCTCGAGCCGCCTTTGAGATAAGGCAAACAATTGAGAAGAGCCACCAGAAGATACTCCAGTTGAAGAACCGTAAAGTCTTAACAGCCAATCTCAGGCAGGATGTTTGCTCTCCTGAGATTAAAAAACCGCACAAGTGTACCTACTGCCAAAAGGCGTTTAAGAAAAAATGGCATCTTCAGGAACATACGCGTAAGCACACGGGAGAGCGATCGTATAAGTGTCCCCACTGCTCGATGTCCTTTTCCTATAGAAATTCTTTAAAGTCACACATCAAGCGGAGAGAAACGGTATGA